A window of Bradyrhizobium sp. AZCC 1610 contains these coding sequences:
- a CDS encoding DUF2269 family protein: protein MTLYFLVKYLHVAGAIVILGTGTGIAFFMLMAHRSRDAAFIARTAETVVIADMLFTLTAVLLQPVSGGVLMWLSSTTWSERWLMTSLGLYAVAGLFWVPVIFMQIEMRDLARKAAEQNQKLPPRYFALFHRWFLFGIPGFGSVMAILWLMIAKPL, encoded by the coding sequence ATGACGCTGTATTTCCTCGTCAAATATCTGCATGTAGCAGGCGCGATCGTCATTCTCGGCACCGGCACCGGTATCGCCTTCTTCATGCTGATGGCCCATCGCAGCCGGGACGCGGCCTTCATCGCGCGTACGGCTGAAACCGTCGTGATCGCCGACATGCTGTTCACGCTGACGGCGGTGCTGCTGCAGCCGGTGAGTGGCGGCGTGCTGATGTGGCTGTCGTCGACCACGTGGAGCGAGCGCTGGCTGATGACCTCGCTCGGGCTCTATGCGGTTGCGGGGCTGTTCTGGGTGCCGGTGATCTTCATGCAGATCGAAATGCGCGATCTCGCACGCAAGGCGGCTGAACAGAACCAGAAGTTGCCGCCGCGCTATTTCGCACTTTTCCACCGCTGGTTTCTGTTCGGCATTCCCGGTTTTGGCTCTGTCATGGCTATTCTCTGGCTGATGATCGCCAAACCGCTTTAG
- a CDS encoding alpha/beta hydrolase family protein, with amino-acid sequence MHPPNLLFALVLVAALGVKAATAQPAPGAQGAEGEPHRLQQWLVPSPDPVAAAHAVLFRPPGEGPFPLAVIAHATTQNVLRRAQMPQPEYRALAGWLVARGFAVLVPERPGHGATGGKYLEDQGGCDEADYARSGRVTADEIAAAASFIRKQSFIRPEGMVVIGHSAGAWGALALAGEDPKDVAAIVAFAPGRGGHANDFPNRVCAPHTLMAAAGEFGKTARVKVTWLVAANDSYFSPAFSRQLVDAFRAAGGKADFRVLQAHGSEGHWLVETGGGVSLAGAELDRALKARSRTPAARR; translated from the coding sequence AACCTGCTTTTTGCGCTGGTTCTCGTTGCCGCGCTCGGTGTGAAGGCCGCAACGGCGCAGCCCGCCCCTGGCGCGCAAGGTGCGGAAGGCGAGCCTCACCGGCTGCAGCAATGGCTGGTACCCTCTCCCGATCCCGTCGCCGCGGCGCATGCGGTGCTGTTTCGGCCGCCCGGCGAGGGACCGTTTCCGCTGGCCGTGATCGCGCACGCCACCACCCAGAACGTGCTGCGACGGGCGCAGATGCCGCAGCCCGAGTACCGCGCGCTCGCCGGCTGGCTGGTGGCACGCGGTTTTGCCGTGCTGGTCCCCGAGCGTCCGGGCCATGGCGCGACGGGCGGAAAGTATCTGGAGGATCAGGGCGGTTGCGACGAGGCCGACTACGCCAGGTCTGGCCGCGTCACGGCGGATGAGATCGCCGCGGCCGCCAGCTTCATACGCAAGCAATCCTTCATCCGCCCCGAGGGCATGGTCGTGATCGGCCATTCGGCCGGCGCCTGGGGCGCACTGGCGCTGGCCGGTGAAGATCCGAAGGACGTTGCCGCCATCGTCGCGTTCGCGCCGGGGCGCGGCGGGCATGCCAATGATTTTCCCAACCGGGTCTGCGCGCCGCATACGCTGATGGCCGCGGCGGGCGAGTTCGGCAAGACTGCGCGCGTAAAGGTGACCTGGCTGGTGGCTGCCAATGACAGCTATTTTTCGCCCGCATTCTCGCGTCAACTGGTCGATGCGTTTCGCGCCGCCGGCGGCAAGGCCGATTTTCGCGTGCTCCAGGCCCACGGCAGCGAAGGCCACTGGCTGGTGGAAACCGGAGGCGGTGTAAGCCTTGCCGGAGCTGAACTCGATCGCGCCTTGAAGGCGCGATCCCGGACCCCGGCGGCCAGGCGATGA